The proteins below are encoded in one region of Cyanobacteria bacterium GSL.Bin1:
- a CDS encoding transposase encodes MHQVRQRFSQRFIRLCVMWVDGGYSGDDLMKEMMDRFRWVIEVSKRPDGVKGFVLLPKRWVVERTFGWFTFCRRLSKDYEGLPETAEAWIYVANIRVMLRRLTC; translated from the coding sequence ATGCATCAGGTTCGCCAGAGGTTTAGCCAGAGGTTTATTCGTCTGTGTGTCATGTGGGTCGATGGGGGATATAGCGGTGACGATTTGATGAAAGAGATGATGGATCGCTTTCGATGGGTGATTGAGGTGAGCAAGCGACCTGACGGTGTGAAGGGATTTGTGCTGTTGCCCAAGCGGTGGGTAGTGGAGCGCACGTTTGGCTGGTTCACGTTTTGTCGCCGATTGAGTAAAGACTACGAGGGGTTACCAGAGACCGCTGAAGCTTGGATTTATGTGGCTAATATTCGAGTCATGTTAAGACGGCTAACGTGCTAA